In a single window of the Pongo abelii isolate AG06213 chromosome 1, NHGRI_mPonAbe1-v2.0_pri, whole genome shotgun sequence genome:
- the ERRFI1 gene encoding ERBB receptor feedback inhibitor 1, protein MSIAGVAAQEIRVPLKTGFLHNGRAMGNMRKTCWSSCSEFKNNFLNIDPITMAYSLNSSAQERLIPLGHASKSAPMNGHCFAENGPSQKSSLPPLLIPSENLGPHEEDQIVCGFKKLTVNGVCASTPPLTPIKNSPSLFPCAPLCERGSRPLPPLPISEALSLDDTDCEVEFLTSSDTDFLLEDATLSDFKYDVPGRRSFRGCGQINYAYFDTPAVSAADLSYVSDQNGGVPDPNPPPPQTHRRLRRSHSGPAGSFNKPAIRISNCCIHRASPNSDEDKPEVPPRVPIPPRPVKPDYRRWSAEVTSSTYSDEDRPPKVPPREPLSPSNSRTPSPKSLPSYLNGVMPPTQSFAPDPKYVSSKALQRQNSEGSANKVPCILPIIENGKKVSSTHYYLLPERPPYLDKYEKFFREAEETNASAQIQPLPADCSISSATEKPDSKTKMDLGGHMKRKHLSYVVSP, encoded by the exons ATGTCAATAGCAGGAGTTGCTGCTCAGGAGATCAGAGTTCCATTAAAAACTGGATTTCTACATAATGGCCGAGCCATGGGGAATATGAGGAAGACCTGCTGGAGCAGTTGCAGTGAGTTTAAAAA caactttttaaatattgacCCGATAACCATGGCCTACAGTCTGAACTCTTCTGCTCAGGAGCGCCTAATACCACTTG GGCACGCTTCCAAATCTGCTCCGATGAATGGCCACTGCTTTGCAGAAAATGGTCCATCTCAAAAGTCCAGCTTGCCCCCTCTTCTTATTCCAAGTGAAAACTTGGGACCACATGAAGAGGATCAAATTGTATGTGGTTTTAAGAAACTCACAGTGAACGGGGTTTGTGCTTCCACCCCTCCACTGACACCCATAAAAAActccccttcccttttcccctGTGCCCCTCTTTGTGAACGGGGTTCTAGGCCTCTTCCACCATTGCCAATCTCTGAAGCCCTCTCTCTGGATGACACAGACTGTGAGGTGGAATTCCTAACTAGCTCAGATACAGACTTCCTTTTAGAAGACGctacactttctgatttcaaatatGATGTTCCTGGCAGGCGAAGCTTCCGTGGGTGTGGACAAATCAACTATGCATATTTTGATACCCCAGCTGTTTCTGCAGCAGATCTCAGCTATGTGTCTGACCAAAATGGAGGTGTCCCAGATCCAAATCCTCCTCCACCTCAGACCCACCGAAGATTAAGAAGGTCTCATTCGGGACCAGCTGGCTCCTTTAACAAGCCAGCCATAAGGATATCCAACTGTTGTATACACAGAGCTTCTCCTAACTCCGATGAAGACAAACCTGAGGTTCCCCCCAGAGTTCCCATACCTCCTAGACCAGTAAAGCCAGATTATAGAAGATGGTCAGCAGAAGTTACTTCGAGCACCTATAGTGACGAAgacaggcctcccaaagtaccgccAAGAGAACCTTTGTCACCGAGTAACTCGCGCACACCGAGTCCCAAAAGCCTTCCGTCTTACCTCAATGGGGTCATGCCCCCGACACAGAGCTTTGCCCCTGATCCCAAGTATGTCAGCAGCAAAGCACTGCAAAGACAGAACAGTGAAGGATCTGCCAATAAGGTTCCTTGCATTCTGCCCATTATTGAAAATGGGAAGAAGGTTAGTTCAACACATTATTACCTACTACCTGAACGACCACCATACCTGGACAAATACGAAAAATTTTTTAGGGAAGCAGAAGAAACAAATGCAAGCGCCCAAATCCAGCCATTACCTGCTGACTGCAGTATATCTTCAGCCACAGAAAAGCcagactcaaaaacaaaaatggatctGGGTGGCCACATGAAGCGTAAACATTTATCCTATGTGGTTTCTCCTTAG